One Deinococcus planocerae genomic window carries:
- the secG gene encoding preprotein translocase subunit SecG yields the protein MILTLFIILFALVCVGLVFFVLLQVPKQAGLSASMASGGSLLGGRGVEGGLIRTTSVLGGLFMLLALLIGVVSR from the coding sequence ATGATCCTGACCCTCTTCATCATCCTCTTCGCCCTCGTGTGCGTGGGGCTCGTGTTCTTCGTGCTCCTTCAGGTGCCCAAGCAGGCGGGTCTCTCGGCCAGCATGGCCTCCGGCGGCTCGCTGCTCGGCGGGCGCGGGGTCGAGGGCGGCCTGATCCGCACCACCAGCGTGCTCGGCGGGTTGTTCATGCTGCTCGCCCTCCTGATCGGCGTCGTCTCGCGCTGA
- a CDS encoding ABC transporter substrate-binding protein codes for MKRAMFVALAMTLGSAVAAPFVYPAAWTAEQNTANKRGGEFRNYTISDFKSINPFTDAEAVSIPGTLEAGAGLFIQDPRNDELIPYMAEGAPVVSNGGRRFVVKIRPGMKFSDGQAITADDWITTYRIHTDDKVGSNSYDNFFLSKKPITVRKIDNSTLQFDFPQPSAKALVLMSYTPWPDHIFGAAYRSGGAEAVKRLWTLGTPANQIVSPGMWTLESYQAGERTVLKKNPYWGEWNKDSRGQALPYLDRYSYRVTTDLNAALAAYLAGQIDTFAPRNADDLAQIKRAIDGGNLKATLLPNVSPQAQSQWITFNWNKASDPDKQRLFRDVRFRRAMSHIANRQAMVQLALGGLGSENYYSVYPIFKNYISDAAPKYRYDLAQATRLLSQIGYTRKNAQGYLVNNAGKVLEFNLSTNAGNTVREQLGRIFADEAKKVGVKVNFTPIDFNNLVGQLTAKGENRPFDAILLGLSGGDNIWPFGQNTVPCGGNLHSYNNPTNGACLTPQESLMTKLYYQGDATLNVAQRRNIGAQLLKAEAELQPVIYLVGGNFHVTFNERLGGEHPRELMDAYYGARNIALTFIK; via the coding sequence ATGAAGAGAGCAATGTTCGTTGCCCTGGCGATGACCCTCGGGTCGGCTGTCGCGGCCCCCTTCGTGTACCCGGCAGCGTGGACGGCGGAGCAGAACACCGCGAACAAGCGCGGCGGCGAGTTCCGCAACTACACCATCTCGGACTTCAAGAGCATCAACCCCTTCACCGACGCCGAGGCGGTCAGCATCCCCGGCACGCTGGAGGCGGGTGCGGGGCTGTTCATCCAGGACCCCCGCAACGACGAGCTGATTCCCTACATGGCCGAGGGCGCCCCGGTGGTCAGCAACGGCGGTCGGCGCTTCGTGGTCAAGATTCGTCCCGGGATGAAGTTCAGCGACGGTCAGGCGATCACCGCCGACGACTGGATCACCACCTACCGCATCCACACCGACGACAAGGTGGGCAGCAACTCCTACGACAACTTCTTCCTGAGCAAGAAACCCATCACCGTTCGGAAGATCGACAACTCCACCCTCCAGTTCGACTTCCCGCAGCCCAGTGCCAAGGCCCTCGTCCTGATGAGTTACACGCCCTGGCCCGACCACATCTTCGGGGCGGCCTACCGCTCGGGCGGCGCGGAAGCGGTCAAGCGGCTGTGGACGCTCGGCACGCCTGCCAACCAGATCGTCTCGCCGGGCATGTGGACCCTGGAGAGCTACCAGGCGGGCGAGCGCACGGTTCTGAAGAAGAACCCCTACTGGGGCGAGTGGAACAAGGACAGCCGCGGCCAGGCGCTGCCGTACCTCGACCGCTACTCGTACCGGGTGACCACGGACCTCAACGCCGCGCTCGCCGCGTACCTGGCCGGGCAGATCGATACCTTCGCCCCGCGCAACGCCGACGACCTCGCGCAGATCAAGCGGGCCATCGACGGGGGCAACCTCAAGGCGACCTTGCTGCCCAACGTGAGCCCGCAGGCCCAGAGCCAGTGGATCACCTTCAACTGGAACAAGGCGTCCGATCCCGACAAGCAGCGCCTCTTCCGTGACGTGCGCTTCCGGCGCGCGATGAGCCACATCGCCAACCGTCAGGCGATGGTGCAGCTCGCGCTGGGCGGCCTGGGCAGCGAGAACTACTACTCGGTCTACCCGATCTTCAAGAATTACATCAGCGACGCCGCGCCCAAGTACCGCTACGACCTCGCGCAGGCGACCCGGCTGCTCTCGCAGATCGGGTACACCCGCAAGAACGCCCAGGGCTACCTCGTCAACAACGCGGGCAAGGTGCTGGAGTTCAATCTCTCGACGAACGCGGGCAACACCGTGCGCGAGCAGCTCGGGCGCATCTTCGCGGACGAGGCGAAGAAGGTCGGCGTCAAGGTGAACTTCACGCCCATCGACTTCAACAACCTCGTGGGGCAGCTCACCGCCAAGGGCGAGAATCGGCCCTTCGACGCGATCTTGCTCGGTCTCTCGGGCGGCGACAACATCTGGCCCTTCGGTCAGAACACGGTCCCCTGCGGCGGCAACCTGCACTCGTACAACAATCCCACCAACGGCGCCTGCCTGACCCCGCAGGAGTCTTTGATGACCAAGCTGTACTACCAGGGCGACGCCACCCTTAACGTGGCCCAGCGCCGCAACATCGGGGCGCAGCTTCTGAAGGCCGAGGCCGAGCTTCAGCCGGTGATCTACCTCGTGGGCGGGAACTTCCACGTGACCTTCAACGAGCGCCTGGGCGGCGAGCACCCGCGCGAGCTGATGGACGCCTACTACGGCGCGCGCAACATCGCCCTGACGTTCATCAAGTAA
- a CDS encoding ABC transporter permease: MIPFLLRRALQAIPTLLLASVLIFFVISLAPGDFLTPAKLNPNISPEQIANLERSFGLDRPVWQQYFLWLGNMLRGDFGLSFQYQQPVLGVIWPRIVNSLWLVLLITVIFYAVSIPLGVFGAVRQNSLGDKSVNVVLYFLLGFPSFFIALIVLYFIVQARFATGWDIPIGGMRSENHAELSPLAQALDIARHLIIPALILAITDAAGLTRVIRGQMLEVMRSDYIRTARAKGVSERTAIWKHTFRNAILPIVAGIGGTLPGLIGGAGFIEVVFAYPGITPMLLNAINTQDLYLIAGFTMITTVLLIIGNAISDILLAVVDPRVSVS, from the coding sequence ATGATTCCATTCCTCCTGCGGCGGGCCCTTCAGGCGATCCCGACCCTGCTGCTCGCCAGCGTCCTGATCTTTTTCGTGATCTCGCTCGCCCCCGGCGACTTTCTGACCCCCGCCAAGCTCAACCCCAACATCAGCCCCGAGCAGATCGCCAACCTCGAGCGCAGCTTCGGCCTCGACCGGCCCGTCTGGCAGCAGTATTTCCTGTGGCTGGGCAACATGCTGCGCGGGGACTTCGGGCTGTCTTTCCAGTACCAGCAGCCTGTGCTGGGCGTGATCTGGCCGCGCATCGTGAACTCGCTGTGGCTGGTGCTGCTGATCACGGTGATCTTTTACGCGGTGTCCATCCCGCTCGGGGTATTCGGGGCGGTGCGCCAGAACTCGCTCGGCGACAAGAGCGTCAACGTCGTGCTGTACTTCCTGCTGGGCTTTCCCTCGTTTTTCATCGCGCTGATCGTCTTGTACTTCATCGTGCAGGCGCGCTTCGCCACGGGGTGGGACATCCCCATCGGCGGGATGCGCAGCGAGAACCACGCCGAGCTGAGCCCCCTCGCGCAGGCGCTCGACATCGCGCGGCACCTGATCATCCCCGCGCTGATCCTGGCGATCACGGACGCGGCGGGCCTGACGCGCGTGATCCGCGGCCAGATGCTGGAGGTTATGCGCTCGGACTACATCCGCACCGCGCGGGCCAAGGGAGTCAGCGAGAGAACGGCGATCTGGAAGCACACCTTCCGCAACGCGATCTTGCCCATCGTGGCGGGGATCGGCGGCACGCTGCCGGGGCTGATCGGCGGGGCGGGCTTCATCGAGGTGGTGTTCGCCTACCCCGGAATCACGCCGATGCTCCTGAACGCGATCAATACCCAGGACCTCTACCTCATCGCGGGGTTCACCATGATCACGACCGTCTTGCTCATCATCGGCAACGCGATCAGCGACATCCTCCTCGCGGTGGTCGACCCGCGCGTGTCGGTCTCGTAA
- a CDS encoding ABC transporter permease has protein sequence MTTTAPQPRQARARRPQSQSQFSVAWGQFRKNRLARIGGTFLLLLYALAIFAPFVAPDGLSNYSTTNITRFHPPTPVHVRDPQGGGLTRPYVYQYAQQLNLDTFVNEFKPTQTRCPIYFGVRGDAYRLLGLIPGNLHLFGTGNPDCKVYLFGGEALGRDLFTRTMYASQISLTIGVGAVLLSTVIGLFMGAMAAYFGGIADTLIMRLVEVLASIPGLFLLILLRSVFPQNINPIFALYMILGLLAFISWGGLARVVRGQLLSVREQDFVSAARALGAGNGRIMWRHMLPTMTTYVIVLLSLGIPGAILTESGLSFLGIGAVEPYVSWGSLLSQAQEGGFASITQRPWVLIPGFFIVLTVMCFQLLGDGLRDAFDPRKRQ, from the coding sequence GTGACCACGACCGCTCCCCAGCCCCGGCAAGCCCGCGCCCGCCGCCCCCAGTCGCAGTCGCAGTTCTCGGTCGCGTGGGGCCAATTCCGCAAGAACCGCCTCGCGCGCATCGGCGGCACTTTCCTGCTGCTGCTCTACGCCCTGGCGATCTTCGCGCCCTTCGTGGCGCCCGACGGCCTGTCGAACTACTCGACCACGAACATCACCCGCTTCCACCCGCCGACGCCGGTCCACGTCCGCGACCCGCAGGGCGGGGGCCTGACCCGGCCCTACGTGTACCAGTACGCCCAGCAGCTCAACCTCGACACCTTCGTGAACGAGTTCAAGCCCACCCAGACCCGCTGCCCGATCTACTTCGGGGTGCGGGGCGACGCGTACCGCCTGCTGGGGCTGATCCCGGGCAACCTGCACCTCTTCGGCACGGGCAACCCCGACTGCAAGGTCTACCTCTTCGGCGGCGAGGCGCTGGGGCGCGACCTCTTCACCCGCACGATGTACGCCTCGCAGATTTCGCTGACCATCGGCGTGGGGGCGGTGCTCCTGAGCACGGTCATCGGCCTCTTTATGGGGGCGATGGCGGCCTATTTCGGCGGGATCGCGGACACGCTGATCATGCGCCTCGTCGAGGTGCTCGCGTCCATCCCGGGGCTCTTTCTCCTGATCCTGCTGCGGTCGGTCTTTCCGCAGAACATCAACCCGATCTTCGCCCTGTACATGATCCTGGGGCTGCTCGCCTTCATCTCGTGGGGGGGGCTGGCGCGGGTGGTGCGCGGCCAACTGCTGAGCGTGCGCGAGCAGGATTTTGTGTCGGCGGCGCGGGCGCTGGGGGCCGGGAACGGGCGCATCATGTGGCGGCACATGCTCCCCACCATGACGACGTACGTGATCGTGCTGCTCAGCCTCGGCATCCCCGGCGCGATCCTGACGGAATCGGGCCTGAGCTTTCTGGGGATCGGGGCGGTCGAGCCCTACGTGTCGTGGGGCAGCCTGCTCAGCCAGGCGCAGGAGGGGGGTTTTGCCTCCATCACCCAGCGGCCCTGGGTCCTCATCCCGGGATTCTTCATCGTGCTGACGGTGATGTGCTTCCAGCTCCTGGGCGACGGGCTGCGCGACGCCTTCGATCCGCGCAAGCGGCAATGA
- a CDS encoding ABC transporter ATP-binding protein — protein sequence MTAPSETLLAVNNLKTYFYTDDGVVKSVDGVTFHIKKGETLAVVGESGSGKSVTSLSIMRLIASPPGKIADGEILFVGKDGARKDLVRLPEAEMRRIRGNDISMIFQEPMTSLNPVYTVGDQIAEAVMLHQGKNKRDAMGVATDMLRFVGIPAPEKRVNEYPHQMSGGMRQRVMIAMALSCKPALLIADEPTTALDVTIQAQILDLMRTLQKEVGMSILFITHNLGVVAEMADRVVVMYGGRVVEEGDVVEIFKAPRHPYTMGLLNSVPRPQDREPGQPKARLEAIPGNVPNPLNLPPGCPFEPRCKFAVPECSEAVPPLYDTGGGHTARCIRWHEFEQAQQGVGA from the coding sequence ATGACTGCGCCGAGCGAGACCCTGCTGGCGGTCAACAACCTGAAGACGTACTTCTACACCGACGACGGCGTGGTGAAAAGCGTGGACGGGGTGACCTTCCACATCAAGAAGGGCGAGACCCTGGCGGTCGTGGGCGAGTCGGGCTCGGGCAAGAGCGTGACCAGCCTCTCGATCATGCGTCTGATCGCCTCCCCGCCCGGCAAGATCGCGGACGGTGAGATCTTGTTCGTCGGCAAGGACGGCGCGCGAAAGGACCTCGTGCGGCTGCCGGAGGCCGAGATGCGCCGGATTCGCGGCAACGACATCTCGATGATCTTTCAAGAACCCATGACCAGCCTCAACCCGGTCTACACGGTGGGGGACCAGATCGCCGAGGCCGTGATGCTCCACCAGGGCAAGAACAAGCGCGACGCGATGGGCGTGGCGACCGACATGCTGCGCTTCGTCGGCATCCCGGCGCCCGAGAAGCGCGTGAACGAGTACCCCCACCAGATGTCGGGCGGGATGCGTCAGCGCGTGATGATCGCGATGGCGCTCTCGTGCAAGCCCGCCCTCCTGATCGCCGACGAGCCGACCACCGCGCTCGACGTGACGATTCAGGCGCAGATTCTGGACCTGATGCGCACCCTCCAGAAGGAGGTGGGCATGAGCATCCTCTTCATCACCCACAACCTCGGGGTGGTGGCGGAGATGGCCGACCGGGTGGTCGTGATGTACGGCGGGCGCGTGGTGGAGGAGGGGGACGTGGTGGAGATCTTCAAGGCGCCGCGCCACCCCTACACGATGGGGCTGCTCAACTCGGTGCCGCGTCCCCAGGACCGCGAGCCGGGCCAGCCCAAGGCGCGGCTGGAGGCGATTCCCGGCAACGTGCCCAACCCACTGAACCTGCCGCCCGGCTGTCCCTTCGAGCCCCGGTGCAAGTTCGCCGTCCCCGAGTGCAGCGAGGCGGTGCCGCCGCTGTACGACACGGGCGGCGGCCACACGGCGCGCTGCATCCGCTGGCACGAGTTCGAGCAGGCCCAGCAGGGGGTGGGCGCATGA
- a CDS encoding ABC transporter ATP-binding protein, protein MTTVVNLSTVGRPVPATGETLLDVRSLEKYFPIRGGLLSRVVANVKAVNDVSFQLGRGEVVGLVGESGSGKTTAGRAILRLIEPTGGQVIFNGTDITKLGKGELRDYRREMQIIFQDPFASLNPRMTVSDIIGEAMQIHNLHPGRERVDRIAELLQKVGLRPEHMRRYPHEFSGGQRQRIGIARALAVNPSFIVADEPVSALDVSIQAQVVNLLQDLQEELGLTVLFIAHDLAVVEYICDRIIVMYLGRVMEIAPSRELNRNPKHPYTEALLSAAPVPDPTVKRQRIILEGDIPSPINPPSGCVFRTRCRYAVDECSKVVPELREVAPSHFKACIRDDIL, encoded by the coding sequence ATGACGACCGTGGTGAACCTCAGCACCGTGGGGCGCCCCGTGCCCGCGACCGGCGAGACGCTGCTCGACGTGCGCAGCCTGGAGAAATACTTCCCGATTCGCGGCGGGCTGCTCTCGCGGGTCGTGGCGAACGTGAAGGCCGTCAACGACGTGTCCTTCCAGCTTGGCCGCGGCGAGGTCGTCGGCCTGGTGGGCGAGTCGGGCTCGGGCAAGACCACCGCGGGCCGCGCGATCCTGCGGCTGATTGAGCCGACGGGCGGGCAGGTGATCTTCAACGGCACCGACATCACCAAGCTCGGTAAGGGCGAGCTGCGCGACTACCGCCGCGAGATGCAGATCATCTTCCAGGACCCCTTCGCCTCGCTCAACCCGCGCATGACGGTTTCGGACATCATCGGTGAGGCGATGCAGATCCACAACCTGCACCCGGGCCGCGAGCGGGTGGACCGCATCGCCGAACTCCTCCAGAAGGTGGGGCTGCGGCCCGAGCACATGCGGCGGTATCCGCACGAGTTCTCCGGCGGGCAGCGGCAGCGCATCGGCATCGCCCGCGCGCTGGCGGTCAATCCGTCCTTCATCGTGGCGGACGAGCCGGTGTCGGCGCTCGACGTGTCGATCCAGGCGCAGGTCGTCAACCTCCTTCAGGACCTTCAGGAGGAGCTGGGCCTGACGGTGCTGTTCATCGCGCACGACCTCGCGGTGGTGGAGTACATCTGCGACCGGATCATCGTGATGTACCTGGGCCGGGTGATGGAGATCGCCCCCAGCCGCGAACTCAACCGCAACCCCAAGCACCCCTACACCGAGGCGCTGCTCTCGGCGGCCCCGGTGCCTGACCCCACCGTCAAGCGCCAGCGGATCATCCTGGAGGGGGACATCCCCAGCCCGATCAACCCGCCCAGTGGTTGCGTCTTCCGCACCCGCTGCCGTTACGCGGTGGACGAGTGCTCCAAGGTCGTGCCCGAGCTGCGCGAGGTCGCGCCCAGTCACTTCAAAGCCTGCATCCGCGACGACATTCTGTAA
- a CDS encoding DUF4139 domain-containing protein, which translates to MQRTLMAAALLLGTASAADLRIYPSFTEVREPVRATGNTLSVILPEAAYAGLIPGTLDLDGLTFTSAVQRQEANWLASLEGKTVFLRRDDGTQESVTLIRARDLLIRDGQGRYRTARYEDLAFDVAPPPNPLSPSQTLTFTLPQPGTGALSYLTRAVTWSPRYTLKASTTGAQLSALADIRNATDLAYDVRGTELYAGDVNIQGGPPAPFAVETRATAADAAAGVVAPAPKINTLGELRGLYRYALSSPFTLPANSVVTLPFLTPKLTAFERYAGLNTYFTPQNSSGTLSRFYRLGADERLPGGPLTVREEGRIVGQTTISETAKGAEIEFSLGDDPDVRFERAVQTNVNQRNAQGNPVRTTYRVTYTFENGKDRPVRAEVTERVGGRRVSVDGVARGQNAAAELRVDVPANGRVSRSFVLVVDNS; encoded by the coding sequence ATGCAACGCACCCTCATGGCGGCGGCTCTCCTGCTCGGCACGGCCTCGGCGGCGGACCTGCGCATCTACCCCAGCTTCACGGAAGTCCGCGAGCCCGTCCGCGCGACCGGCAACACGCTCTCCGTCATCCTGCCCGAGGCGGCCTATGCGGGCCTGATCCCCGGCACCCTCGACCTCGACGGCCTGACCTTCACCAGCGCGGTGCAGCGGCAGGAGGCGAACTGGCTCGCTTCTCTGGAGGGCAAGACCGTGTTCCTGCGGCGGGACGACGGGACGCAGGAGAGCGTGACCCTGATCCGCGCCCGTGACCTGCTGATCCGTGACGGCCAGGGCCGCTACCGCACCGCGCGCTACGAGGACCTGGCCTTCGACGTGGCCCCGCCGCCCAACCCCCTCTCGCCCTCGCAGACGCTGACCTTCACGCTGCCGCAGCCCGGGACAGGCGCGTTGTCTTACCTCACCCGCGCGGTCACGTGGTCGCCGCGCTACACGCTGAAGGCGAGCACGACGGGCGCGCAGCTCTCGGCCCTCGCCGACATCCGCAACGCCACCGACCTCGCCTACGACGTGCGGGGAACCGAGCTGTACGCGGGCGACGTGAATATTCAGGGGGGACCGCCCGCGCCGTTCGCTGTGGAGACTCGGGCAACGGCGGCGGATGCTGCGGCTGGCGTCGTCGCTCCCGCCCCCAAGATCAACACCCTCGGCGAACTGCGCGGCCTGTACCGCTACGCCCTCTCCTCGCCCTTCACTCTCCCCGCCAACTCGGTCGTCACCCTGCCCTTCCTGACGCCGAAGCTCACGGCGTTCGAGCGGTACGCGGGCCTGAACACCTACTTCACCCCGCAGAACTCCTCGGGCACCCTGAGCCGCTTCTACCGCCTGGGGGCCGACGAGCGCCTGCCCGGCGGGCCGCTGACCGTGCGCGAGGAGGGCCGCATCGTCGGGCAGACGACGATCTCCGAGACGGCCAAGGGCGCCGAGATCGAGTTCAGCCTGGGCGACGACCCGGACGTGCGCTTCGAGCGCGCGGTGCAGACGAACGTCAACCAGCGCAATGCCCAGGGCAACCCGGTCCGCACGACCTACCGGGTGACCTACACCTTCGAGAACGGCAAGGACCGTCCCGTCCGCGCCGAGGTGACCGAACGGGTGGGCGGGCGCCGGGTGAGCGTCGACGGCGTGGCGCGGGGCCAGAACGCCGCCGCCGAGCTGCGGGTGGACGTGCCCGCGAACGGGAGGGTCAGCCGGTCCTTTGTCCTCGTGGTGGACAATTCGTAA
- a CDS encoding HD-GYP domain-containing protein, which produces MLAAARHLLSRFHASSGTYRLLTLVALALFVVTCAVVRPPGSVMVFVIFLLLPWTWREGWAGLRWTLPLSALSSLPLRLTVYAGQPWVLLLTGLIASSVILVVIAWLRERELRAQRNFARTLQALDVGGLRVAHAASSAEVMAATLRALEQLGVSEDIALVGIGHEPRVLGASGGFAPALHQPLPALAPLGWSTGDTWITLRGLDHPLVRVSGVIDVIPVHLGEPQPHVCALILLSRPGGRAFPSAQRTMIDAVVRLFAARLAQHQAVQELRAAHEHTLLALGLALEQRDFETQGHTLRVAELSVALARALGLGEEAQELLRRGAYLHDVGKLGIPDTVLLKPGRLTPAERAVIEEHVTIGHSMLERLPFLPVEVLGIVRHHHERWDGTGYPDRLRGEAVPALARLFAVVDVYDALTSARPYKAPWPPERALAELERGAGTQFDPRIVEAFVRLHRQGAEMAQPA; this is translated from the coding sequence ATGCTCGCTGCCGCGCGACACCTTCTGTCCCGTTTCCACGCGTCGTCTGGCACCTACCGCCTCCTCACCCTCGTGGCGCTCGCGCTGTTCGTGGTGACGTGCGCGGTGGTGCGGCCACCGGGCAGCGTGATGGTGTTCGTCATTTTCCTGCTGCTGCCCTGGACCTGGCGCGAGGGCTGGGCGGGGTTGCGCTGGACATTGCCGCTGAGCGCCCTGAGTTCGCTGCCGCTGCGGCTGACGGTCTATGCGGGCCAGCCGTGGGTCCTTCTGCTGACGGGTCTGATCGCCAGCAGCGTGATTCTGGTCGTGATCGCGTGGCTGCGCGAACGCGAGCTGCGGGCACAGCGCAATTTCGCGCGCACCTTACAGGCGCTGGACGTCGGCGGGTTGCGGGTCGCGCACGCGGCGAGCAGCGCGGAGGTCATGGCCGCGACCCTGCGGGCCCTCGAACAACTGGGGGTCAGCGAGGACATCGCCCTCGTCGGGATCGGCCACGAGCCCCGGGTGCTGGGGGCCAGCGGCGGCTTTGCGCCCGCCCTGCATCAGCCCCTGCCCGCCCTGGCCCCCCTGGGTTGGAGCACGGGCGACACCTGGATCACCCTGCGCGGCCTGGACCACCCCCTCGTGCGGGTCTCCGGCGTCATCGACGTGATTCCCGTTCACCTCGGCGAGCCGCAGCCCCACGTCTGCGCCCTGATCCTGCTGTCACGGCCCGGTGGCCGCGCCTTTCCCTCCGCCCAGCGCACGATGATCGACGCGGTGGTGCGCCTCTTCGCGGCCCGGCTCGCCCAGCATCAGGCGGTGCAGGAACTGCGCGCCGCCCACGAGCACACCCTGCTCGCGCTGGGGCTCGCACTCGAGCAGCGCGACTTCGAGACCCAGGGCCACACCCTGCGCGTGGCCGAACTCAGCGTGGCGCTCGCCCGGGCGCTGGGGCTCGGCGAGGAGGCCCAGGAACTCCTGCGGCGCGGGGCCTACCTCCACGACGTCGGCAAGCTCGGCATCCCCGACACCGTGCTCCTCAAGCCGGGTCGCCTGACCCCCGCGGAGCGCGCCGTGATCGAGGAACACGTGACCATCGGGCACTCCATGCTGGAGAGGCTGCCTTTCCTCCCGGTCGAGGTCCTGGGCATCGTGCGCCACCACCACGAGCGCTGGGACGGCACCGGGTACCCCGACCGCCTGCGCGGTGAGGCGGTCCCGGCCCTGGCGCGGCTCTTCGCGGTCGTGGACGTGTACGACGCCCTCACGAGCGCGCGGCCCTACAAGGCGCCGTGGCCTCCCGAGCGGGCCCTCGCCGAGCTGGAGCGGGGCGCGGGCACCCAGTTCGATCCCCGGATCGTCGAGGCCTTCGTGCGCCTGCACCGTCAGGGGGCGGAGATGGCGCAGCCCGCCTGA
- a CDS encoding methylenetetrahydrofolate reductase gives MTASPTRVSVELVPRSRSGLRAELEVVAQHLPAVDTVNIPDLTRYSTRSWQGCALARPRYRAIPHVRSVDFNPREPLAMAGTLDAAGIDEVLIITGDAPADMSAKVYDVDAVQAIRRFRRELPHIRVYAGLDPYRQSFARERDYLERKLDAGACGFFTQPFFDLRLMDAYADLIPGDAEVWWGATTVLTESTLNYWRARNHAVFPRTFEPTLEWNRRFAAQMLAFARGRDHHAYFMPVKADVREYLEGIV, from the coding sequence GTGACCGCCAGCCCCACCCGCGTCTCCGTCGAACTCGTCCCCCGTTCCCGCAGCGGCCTGCGCGCCGAGCTGGAGGTCGTGGCGCAGCACCTCCCCGCCGTGGATACGGTGAACATCCCCGACCTGACCCGCTACTCGACCCGCTCGTGGCAGGGGTGCGCGCTGGCCCGGCCCCGCTACCGGGCGATTCCCCACGTCCGGTCGGTGGACTTCAACCCTCGCGAACCGCTGGCGATGGCAGGGACGCTGGACGCGGCGGGCATCGACGAGGTGCTGATCATCACCGGGGACGCGCCCGCCGACATGAGCGCGAAGGTCTACGACGTGGACGCGGTGCAGGCCATCCGCCGCTTCCGGCGCGAGCTGCCGCATATCCGGGTCTACGCGGGGCTGGACCCCTACCGCCAGAGCTTCGCCCGGGAGCGCGACTACCTGGAGCGCAAGCTCGACGCCGGGGCCTGCGGCTTTTTCACCCAGCCCTTTTTCGACCTGCGTCTGATGGACGCCTACGCCGACCTCATCCCGGGGGACGCCGAGGTGTGGTGGGGGGCGACGACGGTGCTGACGGAAAGCACCCTCAATTACTGGCGCGCCCGCAACCACGCGGTCTTTCCCCGCACCTTCGAGCCGACCCTGGAGTGGAACCGCCGTTTCGCCGCGCAGATGCTGGCGTTCGCGCGAGGAAGGGACCACCACGCCTACTTCATGCCCGTGAAGGCAGACGTGCGGGAATACCTGGAGGGCATCGTCTAA